Proteins encoded in a region of the Nitrospira sp. genome:
- a CDS encoding type II toxin-antitoxin system HicA family toxin — translation MKRKDLIRQLETNGCVLVRHGGKHDWYHNPVTKVSQPIPRHTEINEHLAKRILKMLTNP, via the coding sequence GTGAAGCGAAAAGACCTGATCCGGCAGCTCGAAACCAACGGTTGCGTGCTCGTTCGTCATGGCGGAAAGCACGATTGGTATCACAATCCCGTCACGAAAGTTTCCCAGCCTATTCCCCGCCACACCGAGATTAATGAACATCTCGCAAAACGCATCCTAAAAATGCTGACCAATCCCTAG
- a CDS encoding IS110 family transposase, with protein MRSYAGIDLHATNSVVVILDDDDRVLYQKRLRNNLALILTALEPYRTTVQGVVVESTYNWYWLVDGLMEAGYRVHLAHAPALPQYSGLKHADDQHDAQWLAHLLRLGLLPTGYIYPKAERAVRDLLRKRSQLVRHKTMVVLSLQSLLTRLTGTRLSLLRLRQLTPEGVRALVPFPAHVQTVMSSLVVLECLEQEIRTIEGTVREAGRTQPGYALLQTVPGIGPILASTILLEVGDLRRFATVGHFASYCRCVGSEHVSNGKRKGTGNTKKGNKYLSWAFIEAAHFAIRDEAVMRTYDQRKQARTHPLVALKAVAHKLARACSHLLREQVPFDLARAFGSARQNWGELGARKGVGVCPRTPDSPRASPFNSLATGVGD; from the coding sequence ATGAGATCTTATGCGGGAATCGATTTGCATGCGACGAACAGCGTTGTGGTGATCCTCGATGACGACGACCGCGTGCTCTATCAGAAGCGGCTGCGCAATAACCTCGCGCTGATCCTCACAGCACTGGAGCCGTATCGGACTACGGTGCAGGGCGTGGTCGTCGAATCTACCTATAATTGGTACTGGTTGGTCGACGGGCTCATGGAGGCCGGCTACCGGGTCCACCTCGCCCATGCGCCAGCCCTGCCGCAGTACAGTGGGCTCAAGCATGCCGACGATCAGCATGATGCACAGTGGTTAGCCCATCTGCTCCGTCTGGGCTTGCTTCCCACCGGCTATATTTATCCGAAAGCCGAACGGGCCGTCCGCGATTTGCTCCGCAAACGCAGCCAACTGGTCCGGCACAAGACCATGGTGGTCCTCAGTCTGCAAAGTCTCCTCACACGATTAACCGGGACACGGCTCTCTCTCCTCCGGCTCCGACAGCTCACCCCGGAGGGCGTCCGGGCTCTCGTCCCGTTTCCCGCACACGTGCAGACGGTCATGAGTTCGTTGGTGGTGCTGGAGTGTCTGGAGCAGGAGATTCGCACGATCGAGGGTACGGTCCGGGAGGCGGGAAGGACGCAGCCGGGCTATGCGCTCTTACAGACCGTTCCTGGCATCGGGCCGATCTTGGCCAGCACGATTCTCTTGGAAGTCGGCGACTTGCGGCGGTTTGCGACCGTCGGGCACTTCGCCTCCTACTGTCGCTGCGTCGGCAGCGAGCACGTGAGCAACGGCAAGCGCAAAGGGACCGGCAACACCAAGAAGGGCAACAAATATTTGAGCTGGGCCTTCATCGAGGCCGCCCACTTCGCGATTCGCGATGAGGCGGTGATGCGCACGTATGATCAGCGGAAGCAGGCACGGACGCATCCCCTCGTAGCACTGAAAGCGGTGGCGCATAAACTCGCACGCGCCTGCTCTCACCTGTTGCGCGAGCAGGTGCCCTTCGATCTGGCCCGCGCCTTCGGCTCGGCGCGGCAGAACTGGGGGGAGCTGGGAGCTCGCAAAGGGGTTGGGGTCTGCCCCCGCACTCCCGATTCGCCCCGGGCTTCCCCCTTCAACTCCCTCGCCACAGGCGTGGGGGACTGA
- a CDS encoding PilZ domain-containing protein: MSERTTHSEPITVKDKAICSHFLSEGEAIGLIDGKTERRSVMNLKVDDQRAAPRVGVQFHAMVSGSAQSEGTGIILDLSRSGCRLESPLLMLPGLSLELSRHKKGRESFYDRVASISLEDPPCLAVPDCLLEALPTTS; encoded by the coding sequence GTGTCTGAACGAACAACGCACAGTGAACCCATCACGGTAAAAGACAAAGCGATCTGTTCCCATTTTCTTTCTGAGGGGGAAGCGATTGGTCTCATTGATGGGAAGACGGAGCGTCGATCAGTCATGAATCTGAAGGTGGATGATCAGCGGGCTGCGCCTCGAGTTGGTGTGCAGTTTCACGCCATGGTGTCGGGCTCCGCACAGTCCGAAGGGACGGGCATCATCCTCGATCTCTCAAGGAGCGGGTGCCGGCTGGAAAGCCCGCTCCTCATGTTGCCTGGCCTCTCGTTGGAACTGAGCCGACATAAAAAGGGTCGGGAGTCTTTTTATGACAGAGTTGCCTCGATTTCGTTAGAAGATCCACCATGCCTCGCCGTCCCCGATTGCCTGCTGGAAGCCTTGCCTACCACGTCCTGA
- a CDS encoding SpvB/TcaC N-terminal domain-containing protein encodes MGEKFAANPVTGTGSMTVPIATSPGRSGFGPQLSLSYDSCAGNGPFGFGWSLSLPAITRKTDKGLPKYEDAEDSDVFILSVSEDLVPTLIKNAAGKWEPEVIPDRIVGSQVYRISRYRPRIEGLFACIERWTNKNKPTDVFWRSISKDNVTTWYGKTAESRIQDPTDSARIFSWLICQTHDDKGNVLVYRYKPEDSKNVDASKSHERNRISQFPSSQRYLKRIRYGNRAPYFPELKADTAWPEPPGVRLRIRPSRWL; translated from the coding sequence ATGGGAGAGAAGTTCGCCGCGAATCCGGTCACGGGAACCGGCTCGATGACCGTTCCCATCGCCACCTCGCCAGGCCGTTCGGGATTTGGACCGCAACTTTCACTCTCTTACGATTCGTGCGCAGGCAACGGCCCATTCGGATTTGGGTGGAGTCTGTCTCTTCCGGCTATCACCCGAAAAACCGACAAAGGTCTGCCCAAATATGAGGACGCCGAAGACTCGGATGTCTTCATTCTCTCCGTTTCGGAAGATCTCGTTCCAACTCTGATTAAGAATGCGGCCGGAAAATGGGAGCCGGAAGTTATCCCCGACAGAATCGTCGGTAGTCAGGTCTATCGCATCAGCCGCTACCGACCTCGCATCGAAGGACTCTTCGCCTGTATTGAGCGCTGGACGAACAAGAACAAGCCAACCGATGTCTTTTGGCGCTCCATCTCCAAAGATAATGTCACCACCTGGTACGGCAAGACGGCTGAAAGTCGCATCCAGGACCCTACAGATTCCGCACGGATCTTCAGTTGGCTGATTTGCCAGACCCACGATGATAAAGGCAACGTACTGGTCTACCGCTATAAGCCAGAAGATTCCAAGAATGTTGATGCCTCGAAATCACACGAACGAAATCGCATCAGCCAGTTTCCTTCTTCCCAGCGGTATTTGAAGCGCATCCGCTATGGCAATCGTGCCCCATATTTTCCAGAGCTGAAAGCAGACACTGCCTGGCCCGAGCCGCCAGGCGTGCGCCTGCGCATTAGGCCGTCTAGGTGGCTGTAA
- a CDS encoding type II toxin-antitoxin system RelE/ParE family toxin, which produces MIQGFRHKGLKRLFEDGDRKGIRAEYLEKIENILAVLNRARVPEDMNLPGFRLHPLKGDLKSFYAVTVRANYRVIFRFENGHAYDVDFLDYH; this is translated from the coding sequence GTGATCCAGGGCTTCCGGCACAAGGGTTTGAAACGGCTGTTTGAGGACGGCGACCGCAAGGGGATTCGGGCTGAGTATCTTGAGAAGATCGAAAATATTCTTGCCGTCCTGAACCGAGCCCGAGTACCGGAGGATATGAATCTCCCCGGCTTTCGGCTCCACCCGCTGAAGGGCGACTTAAAGAGCTTCTATGCCGTGACGGTCCGGGCGAATTACCGCGTGATCTTTCGGTTTGAAAACGGTCATGCGTACGACGTGGATTTTCTGGACTATCATTAG
- a CDS encoding HigA family addiction module antitoxin, which produces MLMKHPPHPGRIVRQECIEPLGITVTDAARHLRVTRQALNNLVNGRAGISPDMAIRLSKAFGSSPEVWLGLQLDYDLAQATKRAANLKISRLDPRDISPAA; this is translated from the coding sequence ATGCTGATGAAACATCCCCCACATCCAGGACGGATTGTCCGGCAGGAGTGCATCGAGCCTCTTGGGATCACCGTCACCGACGCGGCCAGGCATTTGCGCGTAACGCGGCAGGCGCTTAACAACCTCGTCAACGGGCGGGCGGGTATTTCTCCTGATATGGCCATCCGGCTGTCCAAGGCGTTTGGCAGCAGCCCTGAAGTTTGGCTTGGCCTCCAGCTCGACTACGACCTTGCTCAAGCCACCAAGCGAGCGGCCAATCTAAAAATCTCCCGCCTCGATCCACGGGACATCTCTCCTGCGGCTTAG
- a CDS encoding UPF0175 family protein, with translation MLDIPDDTLLALKLSPEGMGEALRMAGAVKLFELGQLSSGAAAQADGVFSNRRRHDVVPP, from the coding sequence ATGCTGGATATACCCGATGATACCTTGCTGGCTCTGAAACTGTCTCCAGAGGGAATGGGGGAAGCGTTGCGCATGGCTGGAGCTGTCAAGCTGTTCGAGTTGGGGCAATTGTCTTCAGGGGCTGCCGCCCAAGCTGACGGTGTGTTCTCCAACCGCCGCCGCCACGATGTCGTTCCACCATGA
- the mtnA gene encoding S-methyl-5-thioribose-1-phosphate isomerase → MVPTVEWKDGAVRLLDQRRLPEVVEFLDCRDYQTVAEAIRTLKVRGAPAIGVTAAMGVALGAQAINATEYSSFAPTVFRICDELAVTRPTAVNLFWAIERMRQKLESLRAQPVPVIKQALIAESQAILEEDINLCKTIGRHGAELIRNGQTVLTHCNAGSLATAGYGTALGVIRSAWEQGKKINVIADETRPVLQGSRLTAWELMQDHIPVTLITDNMAGSLMRQGKIHLCVVGADRIAENGDVANKIGTYSVAVLARAHNIPFYVAAPYSTIDLKTKSGADIPIEQRNPSEVTTIHGSHPVAPKDVLVYNPAFDVTPAELITAIITERGVFKPGELADQFCR, encoded by the coding sequence ATGGTTCCCACGGTTGAATGGAAGGACGGCGCCGTTCGCCTACTCGATCAACGCCGGCTCCCAGAAGTAGTGGAATTCCTCGACTGTCGGGACTACCAGACTGTCGCGGAAGCGATCCGTACTCTGAAAGTTCGTGGCGCGCCGGCGATCGGTGTGACAGCAGCCATGGGTGTTGCCTTGGGTGCACAGGCGATCAATGCGACTGAGTATTCTTCCTTCGCACCGACAGTCTTTAGGATCTGCGATGAACTCGCGGTGACCAGACCGACCGCCGTGAATCTGTTCTGGGCGATCGAACGAATGAGGCAAAAACTGGAGTCGTTGCGGGCTCAACCGGTCCCAGTGATCAAGCAGGCTCTTATCGCAGAATCTCAAGCGATACTTGAAGAAGACATTAATCTCTGTAAGACTATCGGGCGCCATGGAGCAGAGTTGATCCGCAACGGGCAGACGGTCTTGACCCACTGCAACGCGGGCTCACTCGCCACGGCAGGGTATGGGACTGCCCTTGGAGTGATCAGATCAGCATGGGAGCAAGGCAAGAAAATCAATGTGATTGCTGATGAAACTCGTCCTGTGCTTCAAGGTTCCCGTCTCACGGCGTGGGAACTCATGCAGGATCATATTCCCGTCACGCTGATCACGGACAACATGGCCGGCTCACTCATGAGGCAAGGAAAGATTCATCTCTGCGTCGTCGGCGCCGATCGAATCGCCGAGAACGGAGACGTAGCCAATAAGATCGGGACTTATTCCGTGGCGGTTTTGGCGAGAGCGCACAACATTCCTTTCTATGTCGCGGCCCCCTATTCGACCATTGACCTCAAAACAAAATCGGGGGCTGATATTCCGATCGAACAGCGAAATCCATCAGAGGTGACCACTATCCACGGAAGCCATCCGGTCGCACCCAAAGATGTGCTGGTCTACAACCCCGCCTTCGACGTGACCCCGGCCGAACTCATTACCGCCATCATCACCGAGCGAGGTGTCTTCAAACCCGGCGAGCTTGCCGACCAGTTTTGCCGGTAG
- a CDS encoding MraY family glycosyltransferase produces MKTLETELAHPFYATTWRWITPVVSGATAGAIALAIPSVRELFQLEGLRWLHIFLFAFLGTGAMTPLMVRIGHRWNLVDIPVDRKIHVYPTPRLGGLALYAGFLGSLLLNSIIPDWMVAILVAGSLLLIIGVIDDIRELPASAKLCGQLLAAGIVIASGKILTLFSPGLPGDAANIVLTLFWIVGITNAFNFFDGMDGLATGLAVLMAGFMGVVSFETDQAGLGWLAIAMIGAGLGFLPYNFRGRRPAVIFLGDGGSTFIGFTLACLAVKGSWADSSPIVSFSNPLLIFGVLIYDMVHITVERVATGKVKSVKAWLDYVGKDHLHHRLERALGSRQASVAMIFLFTICLGLAALALRHAGTMEAVLLLIQAGLIAAMITVLEISGRRR; encoded by the coding sequence ATGAAGACGCTCGAAACGGAACTGGCTCATCCATTCTATGCCACGACGTGGCGTTGGATTACGCCGGTTGTATCCGGAGCAACAGCCGGGGCCATCGCTTTGGCTATTCCCTCTGTTCGAGAACTCTTTCAGCTTGAAGGCTTGCGATGGTTACATATCTTTCTCTTTGCGTTTCTTGGTACCGGAGCCATGACCCCGCTGATGGTCAGGATCGGCCATCGATGGAACCTTGTCGATATTCCTGTTGATCGTAAGATTCATGTCTATCCCACTCCACGGCTCGGCGGTCTAGCTCTCTATGCCGGCTTCCTCGGATCGTTGCTGTTGAATTCCATCATACCCGATTGGATGGTTGCCATCCTGGTGGCCGGCTCGCTTCTGTTGATTATCGGCGTCATCGATGACATTCGAGAGCTGCCGGCCTCGGCAAAACTGTGTGGACAATTGCTGGCGGCGGGTATCGTGATTGCCTCGGGAAAAATCTTGACACTGTTTTCGCCCGGACTCCCCGGAGATGCGGCCAACATTGTTCTGACGCTTTTTTGGATCGTCGGCATTACGAACGCCTTCAATTTTTTCGACGGCATGGATGGATTGGCTACAGGTTTAGCGGTACTCATGGCCGGGTTCATGGGCGTCGTTTCGTTTGAAACCGATCAGGCAGGGTTAGGCTGGCTTGCGATCGCCATGATCGGAGCTGGTCTCGGGTTTCTGCCGTATAATTTTCGCGGCAGACGTCCGGCCGTCATTTTTTTGGGCGATGGCGGTTCGACTTTCATTGGATTCACGCTGGCCTGTCTGGCGGTGAAGGGCAGCTGGGCGGATTCAAGCCCGATCGTGTCCTTCAGCAATCCATTGCTGATCTTCGGAGTCCTGATCTACGACATGGTCCACATCACTGTCGAACGGGTTGCGACGGGAAAGGTCAAATCTGTGAAAGCGTGGCTGGACTATGTCGGCAAGGACCACCTGCATCATCGTCTCGAGCGCGCCTTAGGTTCCCGACAAGCCAGCGTCGCCATGATTTTTCTCTTCACGATCTGTCTCGGGCTGGCGGCCTTAGCGCTCCGACATGCCGGGACAATGGAAGCGGTGCTGCTCCTCATTCAGGCCGGCTTGATTGCCGCGATGATTACTGTGCTCGAAATCAGCGGCCGCCGCAGATAG
- a CDS encoding DegT/DnrJ/EryC1/StrS family aminotransferase, with translation MTTVATMVPHSRPFIETDELQAAIEVLRSRRLTQGGMVEQFERGMAAYLGLVGGVAVSSGTAALEVALRALGIGPGDEVVLPSYVCAAPLVAIQRVGAIPRVVDIDLETFAIDPEAARQALTSRTKAMIVPHLFGLPADLTALERLGVPIIEDCAQTLGAMEQRRVAGSVGLLTICSFYATKLLCTGEGGMVLSRDESLLERVRTLREYDEAPSLRPGATNVKMTDLQAAIGLAQLNRLAFFLERRNCIADEYRSRLDGAGLVQPIVPAGRTHVYYRFVVRMPDLHDQVDGVSSVIARFEGRGVQCRKPVFRSLHRYLELGGFPASEEAERTALSIPLFPSLTDEDVAQVQVALRSEWS, from the coding sequence ATGACGACGGTTGCCACGATGGTTCCTCACTCACGACCCTTTATCGAAACTGATGAACTCCAGGCGGCGATCGAAGTATTGCGATCTCGCCGGCTGACCCAAGGAGGTATGGTCGAGCAGTTTGAGCGTGGGATGGCGGCCTATCTTGGCCTGGTCGGCGGAGTCGCCGTAAGCTCCGGAACAGCGGCGCTGGAAGTTGCACTTCGAGCATTGGGAATCGGACCAGGCGATGAGGTCGTACTTCCAAGTTATGTCTGTGCCGCACCGCTGGTGGCCATCCAGCGTGTCGGAGCAATCCCGCGAGTAGTCGATATCGATTTGGAGACTTTTGCGATCGATCCGGAAGCTGCGCGACAGGCCCTCACATCGAGGACCAAGGCCATGATCGTCCCTCATCTGTTCGGTCTTCCCGCTGATCTGACGGCTCTTGAACGGTTGGGAGTGCCGATCATCGAAGACTGTGCGCAGACACTGGGCGCGATGGAACAGAGAAGAGTCGCGGGGTCAGTCGGTCTGTTAACTATTTGCTCGTTTTATGCGACAAAGCTACTCTGTACAGGTGAAGGAGGGATGGTGTTGTCCCGCGATGAAAGTTTGTTGGAACGAGTTCGCACACTGAGGGAATACGACGAGGCGCCGTCTCTCCGCCCGGGAGCGACGAATGTAAAGATGACCGATCTCCAAGCTGCGATCGGCTTGGCGCAACTGAATCGCCTGGCATTTTTCCTCGAACGACGAAACTGTATCGCGGATGAATACCGATCGAGGCTGGATGGTGCCGGACTTGTGCAGCCGATCGTACCGGCCGGACGCACGCACGTGTACTACCGGTTCGTGGTGCGCATGCCGGACCTGCACGACCAAGTGGACGGTGTGAGCAGTGTGATCGCACGATTTGAAGGCCGCGGGGTTCAATGTCGGAAGCCGGTGTTCCGGTCGCTCCATCGCTATTTGGAGTTGGGCGGCTTTCCTGCTTCGGAAGAAGCGGAGCGTACCGCGCTCTCGATCCCCCTGTTCCCGTCGCTCACGGACGAAGATGTGGCCCAGGTGCAGGTCGCGCTGCGTTCGGAGTGGTCATGA
- a CDS encoding PIG-L family deacetylase: MKSPNVKEPMRILALGAHPDDIEVGCGGTLIKYAENGHRIFLMVMTQGGAGGNVSVRRREQELSAKLLQAEEVFWGGYQDTEVPLGRDLIQTVEEIVRKIEPHFIFVHYHDDTHQDHRHLAMSTITATRYTKNVLFYEGPTTQNFAPTVFVDIQQALDRKIQALEAHASQVMKTNIEGIGIADLVRSSAHFRGIQGRVKTAEGFLPLRLFINIGV; this comes from the coding sequence ATGAAGAGCCCCAACGTCAAAGAACCGATGCGCATTCTTGCACTCGGAGCCCATCCTGACGATATCGAAGTGGGGTGTGGCGGAACATTGATCAAGTATGCGGAGAATGGCCATCGCATTTTTCTGATGGTCATGACACAGGGCGGAGCGGGCGGCAATGTCTCGGTTCGCAGGAGAGAGCAAGAGCTGTCAGCCAAACTCCTTCAAGCCGAAGAAGTGTTCTGGGGAGGGTACCAAGACACGGAAGTTCCCCTTGGACGAGACCTGATCCAAACAGTCGAGGAGATCGTGCGAAAGATCGAGCCGCATTTCATCTTCGTTCACTACCATGACGATACCCATCAAGACCACCGGCATTTGGCGATGAGCACGATTACCGCCACGCGTTACACCAAAAACGTGCTGTTTTATGAAGGACCAACCACGCAGAACTTCGCACCCACGGTTTTTGTGGACATCCAGCAAGCATTGGACCGAAAAATTCAGGCATTGGAAGCGCATGCCTCCCAAGTGATGAAAACCAATATCGAAGGGATAGGCATCGCGGACCTCGTGAGGTCGTCGGCACATTTTCGCGGGATCCAGGGTCGGGTGAAAACCGCCGAAGGCTTTTTGCCCTTGCGATTGTTCATAAATATCGGCGTATGA
- a CDS encoding WbqC family protein has product MRVTIHQPQFLPWLGYLDKIDQADAFIMLDTVQFKKNEWQNRNRIRTAKGWQWLTVPVLQHFGQRIDEVLINPTTAWKTQHLRALDIHYARAPYRDRYLSELRKLYARPWSRLSDLNKATVQWLLDAYGITTPVRSAAEYAARDEPTDRLIDLCRAVGATGYLAGPGAEHYMDKTRFESSGVRLEIQVFQHPSYRQAYEPFEPNLSALDLLLMQGPDALSTLRRTRSMDRSLTSV; this is encoded by the coding sequence ATGCGCGTGACCATTCACCAACCGCAATTCCTGCCGTGGCTTGGGTATCTCGACAAAATCGATCAGGCCGATGCGTTCATCATGTTGGATACCGTCCAGTTCAAGAAGAACGAATGGCAAAATCGAAATCGTATCAGGACCGCCAAGGGATGGCAGTGGTTAACGGTTCCGGTACTGCAACATTTTGGCCAACGTATCGACGAAGTCCTGATTAACCCGACCACCGCATGGAAAACTCAGCACCTCCGAGCGCTGGATATACATTATGCTCGGGCACCATATCGAGACCGGTATCTTTCTGAGTTGCGGAAACTGTACGCTCGACCCTGGTCTAGGCTGAGTGATCTCAACAAGGCGACCGTGCAATGGTTGCTCGATGCCTATGGAATCACCACACCGGTCCGTAGCGCCGCTGAATACGCGGCTCGCGACGAGCCGACCGACCGGTTGATCGATCTCTGTCGGGCGGTCGGCGCCACAGGGTATCTTGCCGGACCGGGCGCTGAGCACTACATGGATAAGACGCGATTCGAATCCTCAGGCGTACGGCTTGAAATACAGGTGTTCCAGCATCCCAGCTATCGCCAGGCGTACGAGCCGTTTGAGCCGAATCTGTCCGCACTGGATCTCTTATTGATGCAAGGACCCGACGCGCTCTCGACGTTACGCCGAACGCGCTCGATGGATCGTTCTCTGACGAGTGTGTAG
- a CDS encoding glycosyltransferase family 4 protein: MAVQKVIHIITRLDQGGSARNTMLTVLGHDRAQFEPVVVTGQAGTWDAQGGLTAIMENLLVLDKEAIRYHMVPSLVRQISPMADLAALWNLVVLLRQEQPHIVHTHTSKAGVLGRLAAWITGIPKIVHTPHGHVFYGHFGSICSWMFLQIERALSWITDELIALTPVERTEHLERGIGGVDRFAVIPSGIDIDRFKQARTAGKVMPEWFDCPPDATVIGSVGWLTDIKGHRFLVDAVAHLKQEHPHLHLVILGSGDQHDALLRQASQAGIAQALHLVGCREDVDRALAGMDCFVLPSLNEGMGRALIEALAAGLPVIASRTGGIPALVEDEKNGLLVPPGDSLALAVALRRILSDPPWARTLGQNAMLSIGTDYGVPAMIRAIELVYRGAAVVHA, from the coding sequence ATGGCTGTTCAAAAGGTTATCCACATCATCACTCGGCTGGATCAGGGTGGCTCTGCTCGGAATACCATGCTCACAGTGTTAGGACACGATCGGGCTCAGTTTGAGCCGGTCGTGGTTACCGGACAAGCTGGAACATGGGATGCACAGGGGGGACTGACTGCAATAATGGAAAATCTGCTAGTTTTGGATAAAGAGGCGATCCGTTACCACATGGTCCCGTCGCTGGTTCGTCAGATCAGTCCAATGGCCGATCTGGCGGCGCTCTGGAATCTGGTTGTTCTGTTACGACAGGAACAACCCCACATCGTCCATACGCACACATCCAAAGCCGGGGTGCTGGGCAGGTTGGCCGCGTGGATCACAGGTATTCCCAAGATTGTTCATACACCACACGGGCACGTGTTCTATGGTCACTTCGGTTCGATATGCTCGTGGATGTTTCTACAGATCGAGCGCGCACTGTCATGGATCACCGATGAGTTGATCGCACTGACACCAGTCGAAAGGACCGAGCATCTTGAGCGAGGAATCGGGGGCGTTGATCGATTTGCCGTCATACCAAGCGGTATTGATATCGATCGTTTCAAACAGGCTCGGACGGCCGGAAAGGTGATGCCGGAGTGGTTCGACTGCCCACCTGACGCGACGGTCATCGGCTCCGTCGGCTGGTTGACGGATATTAAGGGGCATCGGTTTTTGGTCGACGCCGTCGCTCATTTGAAGCAGGAGCATCCTCATCTGCACCTCGTCATTCTCGGCAGCGGGGATCAGCATGATGCCCTGCTACGCCAGGCAAGCCAAGCAGGAATCGCTCAGGCCCTGCATCTGGTAGGTTGTCGAGAGGACGTCGATCGCGCGTTGGCTGGGATGGATTGTTTCGTCTTGCCGTCGCTCAATGAGGGGATGGGGCGGGCCTTGATCGAAGCCCTGGCAGCGGGGCTGCCGGTGATTGCCAGCCGAACTGGAGGAATTCCTGCTCTGGTCGAGGATGAGAAAAACGGCCTCCTTGTTCCACCAGGAGATAGTCTCGCGCTAGCCGTCGCGTTGCGACGGATATTGTCCGATCCTCCCTGGGCCCGCACATTAGGACAGAACGCCATGCTGAGTATTGGAACAGACTACGGCGTCCCTGCCATGATCCGGGCCATTGAGTTGGTCTACAGAGGGGCAGCAGTGGTTCATGCGTAG
- a CDS encoding glycosyltransferase family 4 protein — protein sequence MNILLLAEVSAERVIGGAERVLRNQALGLAMLGHHVELLTRASEHASEGVLEMSGIREWRYSVSRKHEAAFLWSSVRRSVEQFDRLCATEPLDVVIIHQALAGLGPILVRRHAASRWIYMCHSLAHEEYETRQGQTSSTLASLRRQANLRARRSVERAVISRCHHVAVLSQFMRQRVVGTHAISVDRLALIPGAVDPHAFVPLEDRRLAKAALNLPGNRTVLFTVRNLVPRMGLDNLLRAIEMLNRTQHELMLVIGGEGLLREQLQADIQRKGLSDVVRLIGFVPESQLGQYYQAADLVLMPSLQLEGFGLVMVEAMACGTPVLGTPVGAIPEILNQVDPILVAEGVDGRSIARALERVLRRLQEPGEASRLARKGRTLIERRYNWTQHCNELVDLLEGPKQLRLAA from the coding sequence ATGAATATTCTGTTGTTGGCTGAAGTTTCCGCTGAGCGAGTCATCGGCGGAGCGGAACGGGTTCTTCGCAACCAAGCCCTTGGATTGGCGATGTTGGGACATCACGTGGAGCTGCTGACGCGGGCTTCCGAGCATGCATCGGAGGGGGTGCTGGAGATGAGCGGCATTCGCGAGTGGCGCTATTCAGTCAGTCGCAAGCACGAAGCGGCGTTTCTCTGGTCTTCAGTGCGTCGATCGGTTGAACAGTTCGATCGCTTATGTGCGACCGAACCGCTGGATGTCGTCATCATTCACCAGGCGCTGGCAGGCCTGGGCCCAATTCTGGTTCGTCGTCATGCGGCGTCCCGATGGATTTATATGTGTCACTCTCTTGCTCATGAGGAATATGAAACGAGGCAAGGTCAGACTTCTTCGACTCTGGCAAGCTTGCGTCGACAGGCCAATCTTCGGGCAAGGCGCTCAGTAGAACGCGCGGTGATATCCCGATGTCACCATGTGGCCGTTCTCAGTCAATTTATGCGCCAGCGAGTCGTAGGAACGCACGCTATTTCGGTCGATCGTTTGGCACTCATCCCGGGGGCGGTTGATCCGCATGCCTTCGTCCCGTTAGAGGATCGGCGACTTGCGAAGGCAGCACTCAATCTGCCGGGCAATCGTACGGTTCTCTTCACAGTTCGAAACCTTGTGCCAAGGATGGGGCTCGACAATCTGTTGCGTGCGATCGAGATGCTGAACAGGACACAGCACGAGCTGATGCTGGTAATCGGTGGGGAAGGCCTTTTGCGTGAACAACTCCAAGCAGACATACAACGGAAAGGACTCAGCGATGTCGTACGTCTGATCGGGTTTGTTCCCGAATCCCAGCTCGGGCAATATTACCAGGCTGCGGATCTTGTCCTGATGCCGAGTCTCCAATTAGAGGGTTTCGGTCTGGTGATGGTCGAAGCAATGGCTTGCGGGACACCAGTGCTCGGGACGCCGGTTGGGGCGATTCCGGAGATCTTGAACCAAGTTGATCCCATCCTGGTCGCGGAAGGAGTCGATGGTCGGTCGATCGCACGAGCGCTTGAACGAGTCTTGCGACGTTTACAAGAACCAGGCGAGGCGAGTCGGCTGGCGAGAAAGGGCCGCACTCTGATTGAACGCCGCTACAATTGGACGCAACATTGTAACGAACTGGTCGACTTGTTGGAGGGTCCAAAGCAGTTGCGTCTCGCGGCATAG